From the genome of Ahaetulla prasina isolate Xishuangbanna chromosome 15, ASM2864084v1, whole genome shotgun sequence, one region includes:
- the TPST2 gene encoding protein-tyrosine sulfotransferase 2 has translation MRLTVRRVLMVVGFAIALMVSVHLGQQMLQCQQMLGQGLSRALMRPESEELVMLDSNRVEYRYSKEMPLIFIGGVPRSGTTLMRAMLDAHPEVRCGEETRIIPRVLAMRQAWSRSGREKMRLDEAGVTDQVLDAAMQAFILEVIAKHGEPARYLCNKDPFTLKSSIYLSHLFPNSKFLLMVRDGRASVHSMITRKVTIAGFDLRSYRDCLAKWNKAIEVMYSQCLAIGRLRCLPVYYEQLVLHPQKSMRAIMDFLEIAWSDAVLHHEELIGKPGGVSLSKIERSTDQVIKPVNMEALTKWLGHIPEDVVQDMAQIAPMLARLGYDPYANPPNYGSPDPLVINNTHRVLNGDFKTPANLKGHLQGTLNTTAFH, from the exons ATGCGGCTGACCGTGAGACGAGTGCTGATGGTGGTGGGCTTCGCCATCGCCCTGATGGTCTCCGTCCACCTAGGCCAGCAGATGCTGCAGTGCCAGCAGATGCTGGGCCAGGGCCTCAGCCGGGCCCTGATGCGTCCGGAGAGCGAGGAACTGGTGATGCTGGACTCCAACCGAGTCGAATATCGCTACAGTAAGGAGATGCCACTCATCTTCATCGGTGGGGTTCCTCGGAGCGGGACCACCCTGATGCGAGCCATGCTGGACGCGCACCCGGAGGTGCGCTGCGGGGAAGAGACACGCATCATCCCGCGGGTGCTGGCCATGCGCCAAGCCTGGTCCCGGTCCGGGCGAGAAAAGATGCGCCTGGACGAAGCCGGGGTAACGGACCAGGTGCTGGATGCGGCCATGCAGGCCTTCATCTTGGAGGTGATCGCCAAACACGGGGAGCCGGCCCGCTACCTCTGCAACAAGGACCCCTTCACGCTCAAGTCCTCCATTTACCTCTCCCACCTCTTCCCCAACTCCAAATTCCTGCTGATGGTGCGCGACGGGCGGGCCTCTGTCCACTCCATGATCACCAGGAAGGTCACCATTGCCGGCTTCGACCTTCGGAGCTACCGGGATTGCCTGGCCAAGTGGAACAAAGCGATCGAGGTGATGTACTCCCAGTGCCTGGCCATCGGGCGGCTGCGCTGCCTCCCCGTCTACTATGAGCAGCTGGTTCTGCACCCCCAGAAATCCATGCGGGCCATCATGGACTTCCTGGAAATCGCCTGGAGCGACGCCGTCCTGCACCATGAGGAGCTGATTGGGAAGCCAGGCGGGGTCTCCCTGTCCAA GATTGAGCGATCCACGGACCAGGTGATCAAGCCTGTGAACATGGAGGCCTTGACCAAGTGGCTGGGACACATTCCGGAGGACGTGGTGCAGGACATGGCTCAGATTGCCCCCATGCTGGCCAGGCTGGGCTATGACCCCTATGCAAACCCTCCCAACTACGGTAGCCCGGACCCCCTGGTGATCAACAACACCCACCGG GTCCTGAATGGGGACTTCAAAACCCCTGCCAATTTGAAGGGGCACCTTCAG GGGACTCTGAATACGACTGCTTTTCACTGA
- the LOC131185865 gene encoding uncharacterized protein LOC131185865 codes for MAPPESGALYPFLGLGFIPRQEGYGAFGRTEDAVRGVSHSPCPSSLREVGWGGGWEASCVREALGKHPRPKRGTGRQHPSEHSELCRSRSSADPCPGRSGAPGGRQLAGRQEAKAASPAAGGGERAGGQSRARGSVGGAGCETPGYSPLQPCRQRRRRPLRPGRARAAPGLLRSSCCPAGAERRHAHGGGGGGGRRTAPRTGPLGAAGLGWAGSLPVRGRSASRGAPQLVESARPPRGSCGPAGLRALATEDWTPPPTPVLLLLLLLMMIPPVAPTYSPPPLPGIAQRRKEVWEQIWGCGLRIRSGAGLKPLLSPSVGWEP; via the exons ATGGCGCCTCCAGAGTCAGGAGCACTGTACCCCTTCCTGGGCCTTGGGTTCATCCCAAGACAAGAGGGCTACGGTGCTTTCGGAAGAACTGAAGATGCGGTGAGGGGGGTGTCACACAGCCCCTGCCCCAGCAGCCTTCgcgaggtggggtggggaggcggaTGGGAAGCCAGCTGTGTCAGGGAAGCATTGGGGAAGCACCCGAGGCCGAAACGGGGGACCGGCCGACAGCATCCGAGCGAGCACAGTGAGCTTTGCCGGAGCCGATCGTCTGCCGACCCTTGTCCGGGGAGAAGTGGGGCTCCCGGAGGGCGCcagctggcaggcaggcaggaagcgaAGGCGGCCTCGCCCGCCGCAGGAGGAGGGGAGCGGGCGGGCGGGCAGAGCCGGGCCCGGGGCTCGGTCGGCGGGGCGGGCTGCGAAACGCCGGGATACTCACCGCTCCAACCGTGCCGCCAGCGGCGGCGACGTCCCCTTCGGCCAGGGAGAGCGCGGGCAGCCCCGGGGCTGCTTCGCTCCTCCTGCTGCCCGGCCGGCGCCGAGAGACGTCACGcgcacggaggaggaggaggaggaggaaggcggacCGCCCCACGCACGGGGCCTCTCGGAgcagctgggctgggctgggctggctcTCTGCCGGTCCGGGGCCGGAGCGCCTCCCGCGGGGCGCCGCAGCTGGTTGAGTCTGCCCGACCGCCGCGAGGCTCTTGCGGTCCCGCCGGCCTCCGTGCGTTGGCTACGGAG GACTGGACACCCCCACCCACGCctgtgttgctgctgctgctgctgctgatgatgATTCCACCAGTTGCCCCCACATACAGCCCCCCTCCATTGCCAGGCATTGCCCAACGCAGGAAGGAGGTTTGGGAG